One genomic region from Serinus canaria isolate serCan28SL12 chromosome 7, serCan2020, whole genome shotgun sequence encodes:
- the SPEG gene encoding striated muscle preferentially expressed protein kinase — MHRAQGRSGTSRAAGEPRTAPPSPGIPPKRAKVTAEPGPPQEGSARLAAPSFVRKLKNAAIGTGCDIRLRVVVVGNPRPSLRWYRNEEQLAQGGEEYGTLWIRDSKKEDAGVYTCVAENEQGEAMTSAVLAIIDMEDSETGEDESSDPQVTQRSDLQDETAFSTPTGGSDTLVDASMNTTPTSVLALSQAEERSSWSGSQQTVVEKETDASLSARGPYLRPAAWPQPQGTPRQANTPAPRGAEVRHLGVEPLVRASRANLVGTSWGSEDSLSVASDPYGSAFSLYRGRALSLHVSIPQGGYRRDDLHRGPVSPKPGAEPPRSPAALPLTAKPPIVRSPSPRAGTCLQPPTGTVSQPAARGPGIPSFTPVTPRKKSSVPVEYQDIVPEEYEEKIKKPKSSGYSQGSTQDSRPQTPMSDTSGRISVRASPKLVRAGSRIFERLQYFEERQRSLEQDSPFPARSNLPLRKTRSFDQPGTGTRRASTPGGSREDLREGGRWEPGSTAACRRLAFRQKAASFDERGKFANRVYAIEHKFAEELTRIKRTVSKQQLRRSQELCKAGLPPAPSPPATSEPPAPRAPRTSSSQGAGGRKALPPKSCPPAESTHVIQHLALSSVALVGPDGEPLPGGQRGKRAPVGGGGAAGQPSSVEDAGARKGLHLHQEGFGEVKKKEQWPLAQASPQGRVALSQAGPADGSLYPEGGPARGPGALSEALAARLAVPHGLYRRPETPTEVRFLPWARPGMEQEARLERSWAGQHGVGREVERRQMKVSEKKESGRMAQEGRSTRSKGKGRRARPTSPELESSDDSYVSAGEDPLEAPIFEIPIQDMAVVVGAEVLLKCIVTANPQPEVSWRKDGVPLRSSTTRPIKAEGERHTLLVRSARVADAGLYTVTAANEVGATCCSAILSVRPAPVVERHGNLPPTVGQASPITSDEEYLSPLEEFPESSTPQHRPAMKLQPRAEHGAARSSPETTFKASPTFEVSLSDQSVLEGQDVSMSVRVRGEPKPIIYWLRNRQPVKYGRRHHAEEAEGVRGLFTLHILAAEHTDTGFYTCKAVNEYGTKQCEAKLEVRARPECQSLAIVVPLQDLVVGAGELAVFECMVAGPPDMDVDWLSRGRLLQPALLKCKMHFDGRKCKLLLTSVHEDDSGIYTCKLSTAKDELTCSARLTVQPSVQPLFTRKLEDVDVVEGRTARFVCMISGTPPPTVTWTHFGLPVQEGENVRIQQDGGLHSLVIVHVGSEDEGQYKATARNIHGHVECSAELYVEEPRPSAASQISKLEKMPSIPEEPEQVETETECFTMPDFLKPLHNLDVVESKEAVLECQVAGMPYPSITWYHNGSRIDSTDDRKMMQYKDIHRLVFTAVSHAHAGVYKSVIANKVGKATCYAHLYVTDVVPTPPDGPPTVASVTGRAITLTWKKPKWLDAAIDPNSVTYVVQMQVLGTMQWVVLVTGVQDNTYTVHRLTKGAQYLFRVITATPKSNSKPSPPVGPVQLLDRGPYLEEAPVILDKPDVVYVVEGQPASITITINHVEATVTWKRGGQVLGELEGMCEMMMPDDDQHCLQLLRVGRGAGGLLTCEVSNRHGTARCTIRLHLAEAPRFESIMEDIDAQEGETPRFAVVVEGKPLPDIMWYKDGELLEESSHLSFVYEDNECSLVVLGAAEPDSGVYTCTAKNLAGEVSCKAELVVRAAQPTADATMEEDALHKARRLTDYYDVHEEIGRGAFSYLRRVTEKSTRLDFAAKFIPGRTKAKQSARRELHILSQLDHERIVFFHDAFEKKNAVIMVMELCSEEELLDRMVRKPSVCESEVRSYMRQVLEGICYLHQNSVLHLDIKPENLLMADLSSEQVRICDFGNAQELTSEEPQYCKYGTPEFVGPEIVNQTPVSSVTDIWPVGVIAYLCLTGISPFVGENDKTTLMNIRNYNVAFEERMFQGLTREAKGFVIKVLVNDKLRPNAEQTLEHPWFKTLAKGKVISTDHLKLFISRRKWQRSQISYKCNMVLRPIPELLEDTSNHLSIAVPRHLKESPALSSSSDSDDLDELPFIPMPHQVEFSGSRMSLNEIPTDDETIGTSEGLQPEGDASVMEWQSQGTGKPGVALGKRPRSAGPRRPCAEVEAPGSSDEEAPEAQKRSEYPRKAMRKGSSLESPGSARRGELKRGSSADSALLLQQLPGTEEGAEASRDPRGALAKAASMELPRRKVVWGEDDHAQRLELMRQRLLRGSSGDSKVSGLRGPLLETLGVSPDKKASRSARLEAPAVPRLVRAASSEATSPRLLPAECRLQKSSSFSHGDAEPVVRHRRSGAPLEIPVACLEAQRLKESPSLSALSDARPTVPTDTPSTPTPPPAEITVPQAGPAKAVSGRRRIQEEHGPPVASKAATTTGKKPADRGQEEKTPTKVAGASGEGGARTGAPTPPKPTTPVPQTHIKSSYAKMMQVMGGIQGGETATEEPPPTTNEPPPNIKETPPASPAKPPTPAPAARREVKPTGSSSSLVIQDIDSEEVFEAKFKRGRESSLTRGLKLLTRSRSEDRHLAGPPASDEGIYRPTPAGVPLELRRDRPTGLAAKSKSVQDLHEVEKDGGFFRRMSILLKRTPPAERKKSMGEDGGTETPPGGRRFSWSMALASSRELRDSESLKSEPGGGGASESPAVAVRRKISATMERVSARLRSVSDERPDGEGSRQLRRASSEGESLRPGPAPAPAPSSESLRSEASTGSSASAKGGGDSQKRSRWERWGLSRGKKEKMASQPSIPSSLLREEGLAAGRPHTPSESDFPPVFHIKLKDQVLLEGEALTLCCLPAGSPTPRILWMKDKRSLQPDSGLNVVSCKDGRQMLTIAKVSRKDAGLYECAAANILGTAISSCTLAVARLPGRPGTPEIPQKYKNTVLVLWKPAESKAPCTYTLERRLEGEHEWKIVSTGITDCYFNVTELPPGSTAKFRVACVNKAGQGPYSNPSVKVHLEAADAGAAPAKDVAVPIPEKVASSRSTQTPEKHLEPVAAGAPPTTPPRKHKGVVQKAAGAEQEGAPTGALPPPAPHEEGVSPDPELPPNITVYVPPELMFTPPRTAASPHTDTPTSGSPAPPTDTSPPPQALSPSKSPTVSPVSTTPSSAPAPSPTPNTTPSRKMPPYMVTSFVSMPPPSPPALEPTTTPLPSKEPPAASGVPGAKDSTALRQGVPQKPYTFLDEKARGRFGVIRLCKENATGKHFMAKIVPYEAERKQSVLQEYEILKALHHERIMALHEAYITPRYLVLICENCAGKEILYSIVDRFRYSEDDVVSYVLQLLQGLEYLHGRRIVHLDIKPDNIIVSGTNALKIIDFGSAQTYNPLVLRQLGRRAGTLEYMSPEVVKGDPVGSAADVWGVGVLTYIMLSGRSPFFELDPIETENRILAGRFDAFKLYPNVSQTAALFIRKVLTVHPWSRPTVKDCFANAWLQDAYLMKLRRQTLTFTTNRLKEFLVDHQRRRGEAVTKHKVLLRSYQGSQPPGPQ; from the exons ACTCGGAGACAGGTGAGGATGAATCCAGCGACCCCCAGGTGACACAGCGCAGTGATCTCCAGGATGAGACGGCCTTCAGCACCCCCACgg GTGGGTCTGACACCCTCGTGGACGCCTCCATGAACACGACGCCGACCTCGGTGCTGGCCCTGTCACAGGCAGAGGAGCGCTCCAGCTGGTCAGGCAGCCAGCAGACCGTGGTGGAGAAGGAGACGGATGCCAGCCTCTCTGCACGGGGACCCTACCTCCGTCCCGCTGCCTGGCCGCAGCCGCAGGGAACCCCAAGGCAAGCAAACACGCCGGCCCCGCGTGGTGCCGAGGTCCGGCACCTGGGCGTGGAGCCGCTGGTGCGGGCATCACGGGCTAATCTGGTGGGCACGAGCTGGGGGTCAGAGGATAGCCTTTCGGTGGCCAGCGACCCGTACGGCAGCGCCTTCAGCCTGTACCGAGGACGGGCGCTCTCGCTCCACGT cagcatcccccaggGAGGCTACCGGAGAGATGACCTCCACAGAGGCCCTGTCTCTCCAAAGCCTGGTGCAGAGCCCCCAAGatcccctgctgctctgccactgaCTGCCAAGCCACCCATCGTCCGCTCACCATCTCCTCGTGCTGGCACGTGTCTGCAGCCGCCCACTGGCACCGtatcccagcctgctgcccGTGGCCCTGGCATCCCCTCCTTCACACCCGTGACCCCCCGCAAGAAGTCCTCAGTGCCGGTAGAGTACCAGGACATCGTTCCTGAGGAGTACGAGGAGAAGATCAAGAAGCCCAAGTCCTCTGGGTACTCACAGGGTAGCACACAGGACTCCCGTCCGCAGACACCCATGAGCGACACCTCCGGCCGCATCTCCGTCCGGGCATCCCCCAAGCTGGTGCGGGCTGGCTCCAGGATCTTTGAAAGGCTGCAGTACTTTGAGGAGCGGcagaggagcctggagcaggacagtCCCTTTCCCGCGCGCTCCAACCTGCCCCTGCGCAAGACGCGCTCCTTCGACCAGCCCGGCACCGGCACGCGCCGTGCCAGCACTCCGGGTGGTTCGCGGGAGGACCTGCGGGAAGGCGGCCGCTGGGAGCCGGGCAGCACGGCAGCGTGCCGGCGCTTGGCCTTCCGGCAGAAAGCCGCGTCCTTCGACGAGCGGGGCAAGTTCGCCAACCGCGTCTACGCCATCGAGCACAAGTTTGCAGAGGAGCTGACCCGCATCAAGCGGACAGTGTCCAAGCAGCAGCTGCGGcgctcccaggagctctgcaaagCTGGGTTGCCCCCGGCACCCTCACCCCCAGCGACCAGCGAGCCCCCCGCACCCCGTGCCCCCCGCACCTCTTCCTCTCAGGGCGCCGGCGGACGCAAGGCACTGCCACCCAAGAGCTGCCCGCCAGCAGAGAGCACACACGTCATCCAGCACCTGGCACTTTCCAGCGTGGCGTTGGTGGGACCTGATGGGGAGCCACTGCCAGGGGGGCAGCGCGGGAAGAGAGCCCCggtgggggggggtggggcGGCTGGACAGCCCAGCTCAGTGGAGGATGCAGGTGCCAGGAAGGGTCTGCACCTGCATCAAGAAGGCTTTGGGgaagtgaagaagaaggagcagtGGCCATTGGCACAAGCCAGCCCGCAGGGAAGGGTGGCCCTCTCGCAGGCGGGGCCCGCCGACGGCAGTCTGTACCCAGAGGGAGGCCCTGCCCGTGGCCCGGGGGCACTGAGCGAGGCTCTGGCTGCCCGACTGGCTGTGCCCCACGGACTGTACCGGCGGCCAGAGACGCCCACAGAAGTGCGGTTCCTGCCTTGGGCAAGGCcggggatggagcaggaagcTCGTCTGGAACGAAGCTGGGCAGGACAGCATGgtgtgggcagggaggtggagaGAAGGCAGATGAAAGtgtcagagaagaaagagagtGGCCGGATGGCTCAAGAAGGCAGGAGCACACGAAGCAAGGGGAAGGGACGCCGAGCCAGGCCCACTTCTCCAGAGCTAG AGTCCTCAGATGACTCCTATGTCTCAGCGGGTGAAGACCCCCTGGAAGCCCCCATCTTTGAGATCCCCATCCAGGACATGGCCGTTGTCGTGggggcagaggtgctgctcaAGTGCATTGTCACGGCCAACCCTCAGCCAGAAG TGTCCTGGAGGAAGGACGGGGTCCCGCTGCGGAGCAGCACGACGCGCCCTATCAAGGCGGAGGGCGAGCGCCACACGCTGCTGGTGCGTAGTGCCCGGGTGGCCGACGCCGGGCTGTACACTGTCACCGCGGCCAACGAGGTGGGGGccacctgctgcagtgccatCCTCAGCGTGCGGCCCG CACCCGTTGTGGAGCGGCATGGGAACTTGCCCCCCACCGTTGGCCAGGCCAGCCCCATCACATCGGACGAGGAGTACCTGAGCCCATTGGAAGAGTTCCCCGAGtccagcaccccccagcaccgACCGGCCATGAAGCTGCAGCCAAGAGCCGAGCATGGAGCTGCCCGCAGCTCCCCTGAGACCACCTTCAAGGCTTCACCCACCTTTGAG GTATCCTTGTCGGACCAGTCGGtgctggaggggcaggatgTTAGCATGAGCGTTCGTGTCCGTGGGGAGCCCAAGCCCATCATTTACTG GCTGAGAAACAGGCAGCCAGTGAAGTATGGCCGCCGGCACCACGcggaggaggcagagggagtGCGGGGTCTCTTCACACTGCAcatcctggcagcagagcacactGACACCGGCTTCTACACCTGCAAGGCCGTCAATGAGTATGGCACCAAGCAGTGCGAAGCCAAGCTGGAGGTCAGAG CTCGCCCCGAGTGCCAGTCCCTGGCCATCGTGGTTCCCCTGCAGGACTTGGTGGTCGGGGCGGGGGAGCTGGCGGTCTTTGAGTGCATGGTGGCCGGCCCGCCAGACATGGACGTAGACTGGCTGTCCCGGGGccggctgctccagcctgcactGCTCAAATGCAAGATGCATTTTGATGGGCGCAAGTGCAAGCTGCTGCTCACCTCTGTGCATGAAGATGACAGCGGAATCTACACCTGCaagctcagcactgccaaag ATGAGCTGACCTGCAGTGCCCGGCTGACGGTGCAGCCCTCTGTGCAGCCGCTCTTCACCCGCAAGCTGGAGGATGTGGACGTGGTGGAAGGGCGGACAGCGCGTTTTGTCTGCATGATCAGTGGGACTCCCCCTCCGACGGTTACCTGGACTCACTTTG GCCTGCCAGTGCAGGAGGGGGAGAACGTGAGGATTCAGCAGGATGGAGGGCTGCACTCACTGGTCATTGTGCATGTGGGCAGTGAAGATGAAGGGCAGTACAAGGCAACTGCCAGGAACATCCATGGCCATGTGGagtgctctgctgagctctatGTGGAGGAGCCACGGCCATCTGCAGCCTCCCAGAT CTCTAAGCTGGAGAAGATGCCATCCATCCcagaggagccagagcaggtggaGACAGAGACAGAGTGCTTCACCATGCCTGATTTCCTTAAGCCACTGCACAACCTGGATGTGGTGGAATCGAAGGAGGCCGTGCTGGAGTGCCAGGTGGCCGGGATGCCCTACCCCTCCATCACCTGGTACCACAATGGCTCCCGAATTGACAGCACTGATGACCGCAAGATGATGCAAT ATAAAGACATCCATCGTCTGGTATTCACGGCTGTGAGCCATGCACATGCTGGTGTCTACAAAAGTGTCATTGCCAACAAAGTGGGGAAGGCCACGTGCTATGCACACCTCTATGTCACCG ATGTGGTGCCAACCCCCCCAGACGGGCCCCCCACTGTGGCCTCAGTGACTGGCAGAGCCATCACGCTGACCTGGAAGAAGCCCAAGTGGCTGGATGCTGCCATAG ACCCTAACTCGGTGACCTATGTGGTGCAAATGCAAGTGCTGGGCACGATGCAGTGGGTGGTGCTGGTGACTGGCGTGCAGGACAACACCTACACAGTGCACAGGCTGACCAAGGGTGCCCAGTACCTCTTCCGTGTCATCACTGCCACTCCCAAGAGCAACAGCAAGCCCTCCCCACCTGTGGGGCCCGTGCAGCTCCTGGACCGGG GTCCCTACCTGGAGGAGGCCCCAGTCATCCTGGACAAACCAGATGTGGTGTATGTGGTAGAAGGCCAGCCAGCctccatcaccatcaccatcaaCCACGTGGAGGCCACTGTCACCTGGAAGAG GGGTGGGCAGGTGCTGGGGGAACTGGAGGGCATGTGCGAGATGATGATGCCAGACGATgaccagcactgcctgcagctgctgcgCGTGGGCCGGGGGGCCGGGGGGCTGCTGACCTGTGAGGTGAGCAACCGCCACGGCACTGCTCGCTGCACCATCCGCCTCCACCTCGCAG AGGCACCGCGTTTTGAGTCCATCATGGAGGACATCGATGCCCAGGAAGGGGAGACACCACGATTCGCTGTGGTGGTAGAGGGGAAACCGCTGCCGGACATCATGTGGTACAAG GAcggggagctgctggaggagagcagccacCTGAGCTTCGTATATGAGGACAATGAGTGCTcgctggtggtgctgggtgctgccGAGCCTGACAGTGGCGTCTACACCTGCACAGCCAAGAATCTGGCTGGGGAGGTCtcctgcaaagcagagctggtggtgCGGGCAG cccagcccactgCTGATGCCACCATGGAGGAGGATGCGCTGCACAAGGCACGACGCCTGACCGACTACTATGATGTGCACGAGGAGATCGGGAG GGGGGCTTTCTCCTATCTGCGGAGGGTGACAGAGAAGAGCACCCGGCTGGACTTTGCCGCCAAGTTCATCCCTGGGAGGACCAAGGCCAAGCAGTCAGCACGGCGGGAGCTGCACATTCTCTCTCAGCTGGACCACGAGCGCATCGTCTTCTTCCATGATGCCTTTGAGAAGAAGAATGCTGTCATCATGGTCATGGAGCT ctgctctgaagaaGAGCTGCTGGACAGGATGGTGAGGAAGCCCTCAGTGTGTGAGTCGGAG GTACGCTCGTACATGCGGCAGGTCCTGGAAGGGATCTGCTACCTGCACCAGAACAGTGTCCTGCACCTGGACATCAAA CCAGAAAACCTCCTGATGGCAGATTTGAGCAGCGAGCAGGTCCGGATCTGTGACTTCGGCAATGCACAGGAGCTGACATCTGAGGAGCCACAGTACTGCAAGTATGGCACCCCTGAGTTTGTGGGCCCTGAGATTGTCAACCAGACCCCTGTCTCCAGCGTCACTGACATCTG gccTGTGGGGGTTATCGCATACCTCTG CCTGACAGGGATCTCCCCCTTTGTGGGGGAGAATGACAAGACAACGCTGATGAACATCCGGAACTACAATGTGGCCTTCGAGGAGAGGATGTTTCAGGGGCTCACCCGGGAAGCCAAGGGCTTTGTCATCAAAGTGCTGGTCAATGACAAGCT GAGACCCAATGCAGAACAGaccctggagcatccctggtTTAAG acactggCGAAGGGGAAGGTCATCAGCACCGACCACCTCAAGCTCTTCATCTCCCGCCGGAAATGGCAG cgCTCACAGATCAGCTACAAGTGCAACATGGTGCTGCggcccatcccagagctgctggaggacacATCCAACCACCTCTCCATCGCTGTGCCCCGGCATCTCAAAGAGTCACCAGCACTGTCATCCTCCTCAGACTCAGATGACCTGGATGAACTGCCCTTCATCCCCATGCCACACCAGGTGGAGTTCTCTGGCTCCCGCATGTCACTCAATGAGATCCCCACAGATGATGAGACCATTGGGACATccgaggggctgcagccagagggggATGCCTCTGTCATGgagtggcagagccagggcacagggaagccTGGGGTGGCCCTGGGAAAGCGGCCAAGGAGTGCTGGGCCACGGCGACCATGCGCAGAGGTGGAGGCACCTGGTTCCTCTGATGAGGAAGCCCCCGAAGCCCAAAAGCGGTCGGAGTATCCTCGCAAAGCCATGAGGAAGGGTTCCAGCCTAGAGTCCCCAGGGAGTGCCCGTCGGGGAGAGCTGAagaggggcagctctgctgacagcGCCCTGCTGCTCCAACAGCTCCCGGGGACTGAGGAGGGGGCTGAGGCATCTCGGGACCCCCGTGGGGCCCTAGCCAAGGCAGCCTCCATGGAGTTGCCAAGGAGAAAGGTGGTCTGGGGGGAGGATGATCATGCCCAGCGCCTGGAGCTGATGCGCCAGCGGCTGCTGCGGGGaagctctggggacagcaaggTCAGCGGTCTGCGGGGTCCCCTCCTGGAGACCCTGGGGGTCAGCCCTGACAAGAAAGCCTCACGGTCAGCCCGCCTGGaggctccagcagtgccacgGCTAGTGCGGGCAGCCTCCAGTGAAGCCACCTCACCGCGCCTCCTCCCTGCTGAGTGCCGgctgcagaagagcagctccttcagccatGGGGACGCGGAGCCTGTCGTCCGGCATCGACGCTCCGGTGCACCCCTGGAGATCCCAGTGGCCTGCCTGGAAGCCCAACGGCTCAAGGAgtccccctctctctctgccctctctgATGCTCGGCCCACAGTGCCGACAGACACTCCAAGCACACCAACACCCCCTCCAGCAGAGATCACTGTtccccaggctggccctgcaAAGGCTGTCTCAGGAAGGAGGCGCATCCAGGAGGAACATGGCCCACCTGTGGCTAGCAAGGCGGCCACCACCACAGGGAAGAAGCCCGCAgacaggggacaggaggagaagaCACCCACCAAGGTTGCTGGAGCCAGTGGGGAGGGGGGTGCCAGGACAGGAGCTCCCACCCCACCAAAGCCCACAACCCCTGTTCCCCAAACCCACATAAAGTCTTCCTATGCCAAAATGATGCAAGTCATGGGAGGTATTCAAGGTGGGGAGACAGCCACCGAGGAGCCCCCACCAACCACCAACGAGCCCCCACCAAACATCAAGGAGACCccaccagccagccctgcaaaGCCTCCTAcgccagcaccagcagcaaggAGGGAGGTGAAACCCACcggctcctccagctccttggTCATCCAGGACATCGATTCGGAGGAGGTCTTTGAGGCCAAGTTCAAGCGGGGCCGCGAATCATCCCTCACCCGGGGGCTGAAGCTTCTCACCCGCTCCCGTTCCGAGGACCGGCACCTGGCTGGCCCCCCAGCTTCTGACGAGGGCATCTACCGTCCTACACCGGCCGGCGTGCCCCTGGAGCTGCGCAGGGACCGGCCCACCGGGCTGGCAGCCAAGTCCAAGTCGGTGCAGGACCTGCATGAAGTGGAGAAGGATGGGGGCTTCTTTCGGAGGATGTCCATACTCCTCAAGCGGACCCCGCCTGCTGAGAGGAAGAAGAGCATGGGCGAGGACGGAGGCACTGAGACCCCACCTGGTGGACGCCGCTTCTCCTGGAGCATGGCTCTggccagctccagggagctgagggacTCAGAGAGCCTCAAGTCAGAGCCGGGGGGTGGTGGGGCGAGCGAGTCACCGGCGGTGGCTGTGCGGAGGAAGATCAGTGCCACAATGGAGCGCGTCTCAGCGCGTCTCCGCAGCGTGTCGGATGAACGGCCGGACGGCGAGGGCTCCCGGCAACTCCGTCGCGCCAGCTCCGAGGGCGAGAGCTTGAGACCGGGgcccgcccccgcccccgcGCCCTCCTCCGAGTCCCTGCGCTCCGAggccagcacaggctcctctgcctctgccaaaG GTGGGGGTGACAGTCAGAAGAGGTCCCGCTGGGAGCGCTGGGGGCTCTCCCGGGGCAAGAAGGAGAAGATGGCCTCACAGCCCAGCATCCCCTCCAGCCTTCTGCGGGAGGAGGGACTCGCCGCCGGCCGGCCACACACACCCAGTGAATCGG ATTTCCCCCCTGTTTTCCACATCAAGCTGAAGgaccaggtgctgctggagggcgAGGCGCTGaccctctgctgccttcctgctggcAGCCCAACCCCACGGATCCTCTGGATGAAAG ACAAGAGGTCCCTGCAGCCGGACAGTGGGCTGAACGTCGTCTCCTGTAAGGACGGACGTCAGATGCTCACCATTGCCAAGGTCTCCAGGAAGGATGCAGGGCTGTATGAGTGTGCAGCCGCCAAcatcctgggcacagccatCAGCTCCTGCACGCTGGCTGTGGCAC GGCTCCCTGGGCGGCCAGGTACCCCGGAGATCCCCCAGAAGTACAAGAACACGGTGCTGGTTCTGTGGAAGCCCGCTGAGAGCAAAGCCCCCTGCACGTACACACTGGAGCGCAGACTGGAAG GGGAGCATGAGTGGAAGATTGTCAGCACTGGTATCACTGACTGCTACTTCAATGTGACTGAGCTGCCTCCTGGGAGCACTGCCAAGTTTCGTGTGGCTTGTGTCAACAAAGCTGGGCAGGGACCCTACAGCAACCCCTCAGTAAAGGTGCATCTTGAGGCAGCAG atgctggagctgccccagccaaGGATGTTGCTGTCCCCATTCCTGAGAAGGTGGCTTCCAGCCGGTCAACCCAGACACCCGAGAAGCACTTGGAGccagtggctgcaggagcccctCCCACCACACCACCACGCAAGCACAAGGGAGTGGTACAGAAGGCAGCTGGAGCGGAACAGGAGGGTGCCCCCACAGGGGCCCTTCCACCTCCTGCCCCCCATGAAGAGGGAGTGTCACCAGATCCTGAGCTTCCCCCCAACATCACTGTCTATGTGCCTCCTGAGCTGATGTTCACCCCTCCTCGGACTGCTGCCTCTCCTCATACAGACACCCCCACTTCCGGCTCCCCTGCACCCCCCACGGACACTTCCCCCCCGCCCCAGGCTCTGTCTCCTTCCAAGTCCCCTACCGTTTCCCCAGTATCAACcacacccagctcagcccccGCACCATCTCCCACCCCCAACACCACACCTTCACGGAAGATGCCTCCCTACATGGTAACTTCCTTCGTCTCCATGCCCCCCCCATCACCCCCTGCGCTGGAGCCCACCACCACTCCCCTACCCTCCAAGGAGCCCCCAGCTGCTAGTGGGGTCCCAGGGGCAAAAGACAGCACAGCACTGCGGCAGGGTGTCCCCCAGAAGCCATACACCTTCTTGGATGAGAAAGCAAG AGGCCGTTTCGGGGTGATCCGGCTATGCAAGGAGAATGCCACAGGGAAGCACTTCATGGCCAAGATTGTGCCCTATGAGGCGGAGCGGAAGCAGAGCGTGTTGCAGGAGTACGAGATCCTCAAGGCGCTGCACCATGAGCGCATCATGGCCCTGCATGAGGCGTACATCACCCCCCGCTACCTGGTGCTCATCTGCGAGAactgtgctgggaaggagatCCTCTACAGCATTGTGGACAG GTTTCGCTACTCGGAGGACGACGTGGTGAGCTACgtactgcagctcctgcagggcctcGAGTACCTGCATGGCCGCCGCATTGTGCACCTCGACATCAAGCCAGACAACATCATCGTCTCAGGCACAAATGCCCTCAAGATCATCGATTTTGGCAGTGCCCAGACCTACAACCCACTTGTGCTGCGGCAGCTGGGGCGGCGTGCTGGCACTCTGGAGTACATGT CGCCAGAGGTGGTGAAAGGAGACCCggtgggctctgcagcagatgTCTGGGGTGTTGGCGTCCTCACCTATATCAT GCTCAGCGGGCGGTCACCATTCTTTGAACTGGACCCCATTGAGACGGAGAACCGCATCCTGGCAGGGCGCTTTGATGCCTTCAAGCTGTACCCCAACGTCTCACAGACTGCTGCCCTCTTCATCCGCAAGGTCCTCACTGTCCACCCCTG gagCCGCCCCACGGTGAAGGACTGCTTCGCCAATGCCTGGCTCCAGGACGCCTACCTGATGAAGCTGCGCCGCCAGACCCTGACTTTCACCACCAACCGCCTCAAAGAATTCCTGGTGGATCACCAGAGGCGCCGCGGCGAGGCCGTCACAAAGCACAAGGTCTTACTGCGCTCCTACCAGGGCAGCCAGCCTCCAGGGCCACAGTAA